In Spirosoma aureum, a single genomic region encodes these proteins:
- a CDS encoding PDZ domain-containing protein: MRALVLLLSFWIAGPAASATEPAIGNDDTYGFFFTHHRTSTRIPFQFQSNLIIISVCVNDADSLRLIVDTGVSHTIITDRRVFTKRPPTLARQIKIAGVGEGNSLTASVAINNTLSLGALRSGHHNLVILDEDVLKLSEYAGIAVHGLIGYELFANLVVTIDFQRREVILMQPEQYHYHRRKGERYPITVLERKAYTDALSIFDGARFQPLRVVLDTGAGQALLLNRFNRSALIPLPDKMVQVPLGSGFTGLISGTIGRFQKVCFGRYQLADMIVSFPDSSNFDLKLTGMPERQGNIGCELLRRFRVTFNYPDQFIVLKPVKRLINERFEHDMSGLELRAKGDNLHTYFVNKIIRNSPADQAGLRPGDELLLIDNIPATTLSISEIYRLLQAGEGKSIGLVVQRNRQQLTVRFMLKRLI, from the coding sequence ATGAGAGCGCTGGTTTTATTATTGTCTTTCTGGATTGCAGGCCCGGCTGCTTCAGCGACCGAGCCTGCAATCGGCAATGACGACACCTACGGTTTCTTCTTTACACACCACCGCACTTCGACGCGCATTCCGTTTCAATTTCAGTCGAATCTAATCATTATATCCGTTTGCGTGAACGACGCCGATAGTTTACGATTGATTGTCGATACGGGCGTTAGTCATACCATCATTACCGACCGTCGTGTATTCACAAAACGGCCACCGACATTAGCCCGTCAGATTAAAATAGCCGGTGTTGGCGAAGGAAACTCACTAACGGCCTCGGTAGCGATCAACAATACCCTGAGTCTGGGTGCTTTACGGTCAGGACACCACAATCTGGTTATTCTGGATGAAGATGTGTTGAAGCTATCGGAGTACGCAGGCATAGCCGTTCATGGCCTGATTGGTTATGAACTCTTCGCTAATCTGGTGGTAACGATTGACTTTCAGCGCCGGGAGGTGATTCTGATGCAACCTGAACAGTATCACTATCACCGGCGAAAAGGCGAACGCTATCCGATTACAGTTCTGGAACGAAAAGCCTACACGGATGCGCTGTCGATTTTTGATGGAGCCCGGTTTCAACCGCTCCGGGTAGTGCTGGATACGGGCGCGGGACAGGCGTTGTTACTCAATCGGTTTAACCGAAGCGCCCTGATACCGCTACCCGACAAAATGGTACAGGTCCCGTTGGGGTCGGGTTTCACGGGGCTTATATCAGGCACCATCGGGCGTTTTCAAAAAGTATGTTTTGGCCGCTACCAACTGGCCGATATGATCGTTTCGTTTCCTGATAGCTCAAATTTTGATTTAAAACTAACCGGAATGCCTGAGCGACAGGGGAATATAGGTTGTGAACTACTGCGCCGGTTTCGTGTGACGTTCAATTATCCTGACCAGTTCATTGTCCTGAAACCGGTCAAACGATTGATAAATGAGCGTTTTGAGCACGACATGAGCGGTCTGGAACTGCGGGCGAAGGGAGATAATCTTCATACATATTTCGTGAATAAAATCATTCGTAATTCTCCGGCCGACCAAGCCGGATTACGGCCCGGCGACGAATTGCTGTTGATCGATAACATTCCGGCAACCACGTTGAGTATCAGTGAGATTTATCGGCTGCTTCAGGCTGGCGAGGGAAAATCGATTGGGTTGGTTGTTCAGCGTAACCGTCAGCAGTTGACCGTTCGATTTATGCTTAAACGGCTCATTTAA
- a CDS encoding sensor histidine kinase has protein sequence MPHSQPIYREVAIHVVAWLCYINLQVLAVDQFSNQYTEHLLIALSELPAQLLFTYTTLYWLIPAYLLTLRYLYFSLLTLLALAICGVLYWLGYYYLFLALFDPGRLEQETPLDPSRLILSSFYMLCTSGLLIAFHMIRYGFRQQRLNQQLIIANQTVELKSLKDQINPHFLFNTLNNLYGLTSSNPEKAGEVVLRLSQLMQYMLYEGSQTRVPLREEIDYLQNYLALERIRYGQELHLAFHVSGDTGGVQIAPLLLLPFVENAFKHGLSRQLSEAWLQIQLTVNQNELIFKVENSKPVSTGQATSSGIGLPNVAKRLQLIYPDRHRLRQLDGVDSFLTTLTIELTPIDFTPTKGHENQVFTSRR, from the coding sequence ATGCCTCATTCTCAGCCGATCTATCGGGAAGTTGCAATTCATGTAGTAGCCTGGCTGTGCTATATAAACCTCCAGGTGCTGGCAGTCGATCAGTTCAGCAATCAGTATACAGAGCATCTGCTGATCGCGTTATCGGAGTTGCCAGCTCAGCTTCTGTTCACGTATACTACCCTCTACTGGCTTATCCCGGCTTATCTCTTAACTCTCCGGTATCTTTACTTTAGCCTGTTAACCTTGCTGGCTCTGGCTATTTGCGGGGTACTTTACTGGCTGGGTTATTATTACCTGTTTCTAGCTCTGTTTGATCCGGGAAGACTCGAACAGGAGACGCCCCTGGACCCCAGTCGCCTGATTCTTTCCAGCTTTTATATGCTCTGTACCAGCGGCCTGTTGATTGCTTTCCACATGATTCGGTACGGTTTCCGGCAGCAACGGCTAAATCAGCAGTTAATAATTGCCAATCAGACCGTAGAGCTAAAATCGCTGAAGGATCAGATCAATCCGCATTTTTTGTTCAATACCCTCAACAATCTATATGGCCTAACCAGCAGCAATCCCGAAAAAGCGGGCGAGGTGGTTCTGCGATTGTCGCAATTGATGCAGTATATGCTCTACGAGGGTAGCCAGACGCGGGTGCCCCTGCGGGAAGAAATAGACTATTTACAGAATTACCTAGCCTTGGAACGAATACGCTATGGTCAGGAATTACACCTGGCTTTTCATGTCAGTGGGGACACAGGAGGTGTACAGATTGCACCTTTACTGCTGCTCCCGTTTGTCGAAAATGCGTTCAAACACGGCCTGAGTCGTCAACTTAGCGAAGCCTGGCTTCAAATTCAGCTGACTGTGAATCAGAACGAATTGATCTTTAAAGTCGAAAATAGCAAACCTGTTTCGACTGGCCAGGCAACCTCATCCGGCATCGGTCTGCCAAATGTCGCCAAACGATTGCAACTGATTTATCCCGACCGTCACCGACTTCGGCAATTGGACGGCGTAGATTCGTTTTTAACGACCCTAACGATCGAGTTAACTCCCATTGATTTCACCCCAACAAAAGGCCATGAAAATCAAGTGTTTACTAGTCGACGATGA
- a CDS encoding LytR/AlgR family response regulator transcription factor, with product MKIKCLLVDDEPIALDILAAYIQKVDVLELTGRCSSAVEAFTVLQSKPVDLLFLDIQMPQLSGFELLRTLPNPPKTIITSAYREYALEGYELDVLDYLIKPVPFDRFIKAVGKMLTHRPTAPAPNPVPEEGPFIFVREDRKLVRIDLRDILSLESLRDYVKIRTATQQVVTRQSIGYYEELLPAEQFIRIHRSFIVAVAKIKVITESHLDIPGQTLPIGRNYKQQVFEQLQVRHLLRKLPT from the coding sequence ATGAAAATCAAGTGTTTACTAGTCGACGATGAACCCATTGCGCTGGATATACTGGCTGCCTACATTCAGAAAGTAGACGTGCTGGAACTGACAGGTCGATGCAGTTCGGCAGTGGAGGCTTTTACGGTTTTGCAGAGTAAGCCGGTCGATCTGTTATTTCTGGATATTCAAATGCCTCAACTTTCCGGCTTTGAGTTACTCCGAACGCTCCCCAATCCACCTAAAACGATAATCACCTCAGCTTATCGTGAATATGCCCTGGAAGGCTATGAACTGGATGTACTGGATTATTTAATCAAACCGGTTCCGTTTGATCGGTTCATTAAAGCAGTGGGTAAGATGCTCACTCACCGGCCTACTGCCCCCGCACCCAACCCGGTACCCGAAGAAGGGCCATTTATATTTGTTCGGGAAGATCGTAAATTAGTTCGCATCGATCTGCGTGACATCCTGTCACTTGAAAGTTTACGAGACTACGTCAAAATAAGAACGGCGACACAGCAGGTCGTTACCCGCCAATCGATCGGTTACTATGAGGAGTTATTACCAGCCGAACAGTTTATCCGTATTCATCGATCGTTCATTGTAGCTGTGGCTAAAATCAAGGTGATAACCGAAAGTCACCTTGATATTCCCGGCCAGACGTTACCCATCGGTCGAAATTATAAGCAGCAGGTATTCGAACAGTTGCAGGTTCGGCATCTCCTTCGCAAGCTTCCCACCTAA
- a CDS encoding DegT/DnrJ/EryC1/StrS family aminotransferase: MDTTPSIAKLAIDGGEKAVKTNFPWPIYDEQDVQAVADIVRSGQWGNPDCAGAVAEFEQQFATYCGSKYAISCVNGSVSLRLALIACGVRPGDEVIVPPYTFIATASVVLEVNCVPVFVDIDPNTYNLDPKALEAAITERTKVIIPVHFAGLPCDMDAILDIASRYKLRVLEDAAHAHGAEYKGKKLGSIGDAGSFSFQSSKNLTSGEGGMVITNDDALYETMNSLRNVGRLPSGQWYDHFNPGCNYRITQLQAVLLSEQLKRLDEQTHIRNENGIYLDNLLADIEGIAPLSREPVDIRHSYHLYIFRYNKAKFNQMPKQAFVAMLAAEGLPCSSGYPHPLYKQPVFQQKNWMCYAIPDSVDYSQVYCPVAEHACADEAIWIFQQAMLGTRSDMDSFAEAIRKVQHAINQ, encoded by the coding sequence ATGGATACAACGCCCTCAATAGCAAAATTGGCCATAGACGGTGGCGAAAAGGCCGTTAAAACCAATTTCCCCTGGCCGATCTACGATGAGCAGGATGTGCAGGCAGTAGCCGATATCGTGCGTAGCGGCCAGTGGGGTAATCCTGATTGCGCCGGGGCTGTAGCAGAATTTGAGCAGCAGTTTGCCACGTACTGTGGCAGTAAATACGCCATAAGTTGCGTAAACGGGTCGGTATCCCTTCGGTTGGCGTTAATCGCCTGTGGCGTACGCCCCGGCGATGAAGTCATTGTGCCACCCTATACCTTTATCGCTACCGCTTCGGTAGTGCTGGAGGTCAACTGCGTACCCGTCTTTGTCGACATCGACCCCAACACCTATAACCTCGATCCGAAAGCGCTGGAAGCCGCCATTACAGAGCGGACAAAGGTCATCATTCCGGTTCATTTTGCCGGACTGCCCTGCGATATGGACGCGATTCTGGACATCGCCAGCCGGTATAAGTTACGGGTACTTGAAGATGCGGCTCATGCACACGGGGCTGAATACAAAGGCAAAAAACTGGGCTCGATTGGCGATGCGGGCAGTTTCAGTTTTCAGTCGTCTAAAAATCTGACGTCTGGCGAAGGCGGCATGGTCATCACCAACGACGATGCGCTTTATGAAACCATGAATTCCCTGCGGAATGTTGGACGGCTCCCGAGCGGCCAATGGTACGACCATTTCAATCCGGGCTGCAACTACCGCATTACCCAACTTCAAGCCGTTTTACTCAGTGAACAACTCAAGCGACTTGACGAACAAACCCATATCCGAAACGAAAATGGGATTTATTTAGACAATTTACTGGCTGATATAGAGGGAATTGCACCCCTAAGCCGGGAACCGGTTGATATCCGTCACTCCTATCACCTCTATATTTTCAGATACAACAAAGCGAAGTTCAACCAGATGCCCAAGCAGGCATTTGTGGCAATGCTGGCGGCAGAGGGTCTACCCTGTTCTTCTGGCTACCCGCATCCGCTTTATAAACAACCCGTTTTTCAACAAAAAAACTGGATGTGCTATGCCATTCCCGACTCGGTCGATTATTCGCAGGTCTACTGCCCGGTTGCCGAACATGCCTGCGCCGACGAAGCCATCTGGATTTTTCAGCAGGCTATGCTGGGCACACGGAGCGACATGGACTCCTTTGCCGAAGCCATCCGTAAAGTTCAGCATGCCATTAACCAATAG
- a CDS encoding RpnC/YadD family protein, translating into MKRDDALWKAILEDVFDDFLRFFFPNANELFLLENDDETRRIDYLDKELEQLFPPEQDTYAPRYVDKLVKVFIRENDLPHEQWILIHIEIQGYNDPRFAERMFQYYYRIFDKYRQPITAFAIFTDDRKGYHPSKYEQSYLGTQLSYQYNTYKIHEQSETDLLASTNPFALVVLTVKAALKAKNLTDEELLELKLRIAKLLLNSQISKGKIRSLMNFLRYYVRLENPETNRKFEREIEAITQKNTTMGIEQFLLERAKKEGVKEGIEQGADQEKRVLVARLLTKTSFTSEQIADIVEVSVAFVDEVRKDTLPESDSNGVA; encoded by the coding sequence ATGAAACGCGATGATGCCCTGTGGAAAGCCATACTGGAAGATGTTTTCGATGACTTTCTGCGCTTTTTCTTTCCGAATGCCAATGAGTTATTCTTATTGGAAAATGACGATGAAACCCGTCGGATTGACTACCTCGACAAAGAATTAGAACAATTGTTTCCGCCTGAACAGGATACCTACGCACCCCGCTATGTGGATAAGCTGGTAAAAGTATTTATCCGCGAAAACGATCTGCCCCATGAACAATGGATATTGATTCATATTGAGATTCAGGGGTATAATGATCCTCGCTTTGCCGAACGGATGTTCCAGTACTATTACCGCATTTTTGACAAATACCGCCAGCCCATCACAGCTTTTGCCATTTTCACGGATGACCGCAAAGGCTATCATCCCAGCAAATATGAGCAATCCTATCTGGGTACTCAACTGAGTTATCAATACAATACCTATAAAATTCACGAACAGAGTGAAACCGATTTATTGGCCAGTACCAATCCCTTTGCGCTGGTCGTCCTAACGGTTAAAGCCGCTCTAAAAGCTAAAAACTTAACCGACGAGGAATTACTTGAGCTTAAGCTACGAATAGCTAAACTATTGTTAAACAGCCAGATATCGAAAGGAAAAATAAGAAGCCTGATGAATTTCCTTCGTTATTATGTCCGCTTGGAAAACCCGGAAACGAACCGTAAGTTTGAAAGAGAAATTGAAGCAATCACACAAAAAAATACGACGATGGGTATTGAGCAATTTCTCCTGGAGAGAGCTAAAAAAGAAGGGGTCAAAGAGGGAATTGAACAAGGGGCAGACCAGGAGAAACGAGTACTTGTGGCACGGCTTCTGACGAAAACCAGCTTTACCAGCGAACAGATTGCCGATATTGTGGAGGTGAGCGTTGCGTTTGTTGATGAGGTTAGAAAAGACACACTACCTGAATCTGACAGCAATGGGGTGGCCTAG
- a CDS encoding AraC family transcriptional regulator has translation MHKIILLIDFSEDYSRNLLKGISKYAREYGPWVFCQMPLFHRETLGVDGILNWARDWEADGIIGQLYNDSSVEKIVQAGIPVIAQDFKERFVEIPNITGAHRETGAMAADYFLRKGFRHFAFYGFKHIVWSRERAEGFDERVSRSGCMVHYFEHEEYSSSDLWHYKPSSLSKWLSSLPKPIAILTCDDRMGQHITETCRHSRIRIPEEVAVLGVDNDEMLCELSDPPLSSIVQDAEKGGYDAAQLLDRLIRKEITDIYDIIVEPTQVVTRQSTDIYATHDEYIASSLKYIHQNIDKNLQVDEVVKQVPLSRRSLEMRFQQVIGYPIYKYIQNLRIEKFSKKLLETDQAVFEIAMDLGLNDTKNIARQFKQIKGCTPLEYRHRYLAGK, from the coding sequence ATGCACAAGATCATTCTGCTGATCGATTTTTCCGAGGACTACAGCCGGAATCTGTTGAAAGGGATATCCAAATACGCGCGGGAATATGGCCCCTGGGTGTTTTGTCAGATGCCCCTCTTTCACCGGGAAACATTGGGCGTCGATGGCATATTGAACTGGGCCCGCGATTGGGAAGCCGACGGCATTATCGGGCAGTTATACAACGATAGTAGCGTAGAAAAAATAGTTCAGGCGGGCATCCCGGTTATTGCGCAGGACTTCAAAGAGCGTTTTGTCGAGATTCCTAACATAACGGGTGCTCACCGCGAAACGGGGGCTATGGCCGCCGATTATTTCCTGAGAAAAGGCTTCAGGCATTTCGCTTTTTACGGATTTAAGCACATCGTTTGGTCAAGGGAGCGAGCCGAAGGCTTCGACGAACGGGTATCTCGTTCAGGTTGCATGGTGCATTATTTTGAACATGAAGAGTACAGCTCGAGTGATCTGTGGCATTATAAACCCAGTTCGCTGAGTAAGTGGTTGTCGTCGTTACCGAAACCCATTGCCATTCTGACCTGCGACGACCGGATGGGGCAGCACATTACGGAAACCTGCCGGCATTCGCGAATTCGAATTCCCGAAGAGGTAGCTGTGCTGGGCGTCGATAACGATGAGATGCTCTGCGAACTCTCTGACCCGCCACTTTCCAGTATTGTACAGGATGCTGAGAAAGGTGGCTACGATGCTGCCCAACTGCTCGATCGGCTGATTCGCAAGGAGATAACCGACATTTATGATATTATCGTTGAACCCACGCAGGTGGTTACCCGCCAGTCGACCGATATCTACGCGACCCACGATGAATACATCGCATCATCGCTGAAATACATTCACCAGAATATCGACAAAAACCTTCAGGTTGATGAGGTCGTGAAGCAGGTTCCCTTATCGAGACGGTCGCTGGAAATGCGTTTCCAGCAGGTCATTGGGTATCCAATCTACAAATACATCCAGAACCTGCGTATTGAGAAGTTCTCGAAAAAACTACTGGAAACTGATCAGGCCGTTTTTGAGATTGCGATGGATCTAGGCCTCAACGACACGAAGAATATTGCCCGTCAATTCAAGCAGATAAAAGGCTGTACGCCCCTTGAGTATCGCCATCGGTATCTGGCCGGAAAGTGA
- a CDS encoding MFS transporter has product MKRNTLIVGLILLIFFVISFLTNILGPIIPDLVESFQLSIGLAGFLPFAFFVAYGVSIPSGILVEKYREKSVLIGAFALAFLGSLLFAMIPQFSVALISLFAIGVGMAMLQVAINPLLRVAGGEEHFAFNSVLAQLFSGAASFFSPLLYSYFVQTIHTNDTSFLIHLLNQVVPVHFEWVSLYWVFALTTLLMIMVVALIKFPAVALKDDEKIEVGGTLVELLQNKTVLLFFAGIFAYVGTEQGIANWMSKFLQLYHGVDPTTTGATAVAYFWGLMTVGCVLGLVLLKFVDSRKVLLVFTLGAIGSLLLGLFGSKELALYALPGTGFFASVMWSIIFSLALNSVPQHHGTFSGILCTGIVGGALVPLMIGGFAELVGLRWAMLLMLITLGYIFSIGVWAKPLVTNAIIKLKSERINERMSE; this is encoded by the coding sequence ATGAAACGAAACACCCTGATTGTTGGCCTGATTCTGTTGATATTCTTTGTCATTTCTTTTCTGACCAACATTCTGGGCCCAATTATTCCCGATCTGGTCGAAAGTTTTCAACTGAGCATCGGGCTGGCCGGGTTTCTTCCATTCGCTTTTTTTGTGGCGTATGGCGTATCGATACCGTCGGGGATTCTGGTGGAGAAATACCGGGAAAAATCAGTGCTGATTGGCGCATTTGCATTGGCATTTCTGGGGTCGTTACTCTTCGCGATGATTCCCCAGTTTTCGGTAGCACTGATTTCTTTGTTTGCCATAGGCGTTGGAATGGCCATGTTGCAGGTCGCCATCAATCCATTACTGCGCGTGGCCGGGGGCGAAGAACATTTTGCGTTTAATTCGGTGCTTGCTCAGCTTTTTTCCGGTGCCGCTTCGTTTTTCAGCCCACTGCTCTATAGCTACTTCGTTCAGACGATTCATACCAACGACACTTCTTTTCTGATTCACCTGCTCAATCAAGTAGTACCGGTTCATTTTGAGTGGGTATCGTTATACTGGGTTTTCGCCCTGACAACATTGCTCATGATTATGGTGGTCGCTTTGATTAAATTCCCGGCGGTCGCGCTTAAAGACGATGAAAAAATAGAAGTTGGCGGGACTTTGGTTGAATTACTTCAAAATAAAACCGTTTTGCTCTTCTTTGCGGGTATTTTTGCGTATGTCGGAACCGAACAGGGCATTGCGAACTGGATGTCAAAATTCCTGCAACTCTATCATGGCGTTGACCCGACTACTACGGGTGCTACGGCGGTCGCTTATTTCTGGGGCTTAATGACCGTTGGTTGTGTGCTGGGGTTGGTTTTGCTGAAATTCGTTGATAGCCGCAAAGTTCTGCTGGTCTTCACTTTAGGCGCTATTGGTTCGTTGTTGCTGGGCTTGTTTGGGTCGAAAGAATTGGCGCTCTACGCGTTGCCGGGTACTGGCTTTTTTGCTTCGGTCATGTGGTCGATTATTTTCTCGCTGGCTCTCAATTCAGTACCGCAACATCATGGCACTTTTTCAGGTATCTTGTGTACCGGAATCGTGGGTGGAGCTTTGGTGCCACTCATGATCGGTGGATTTGCTGAACTGGTTGGTCTTCGTTGGGCCATGTTATTGATGCTCATTACGTTAGGATATATTTTTAGCATTGGTGTCTGGGCAAAACCCTTAGTGACAAACGCGATAATTAAACTAAAGAGTGAAAGAATAAATGAGCGAATGAGTGAATAA
- a CDS encoding ROK family protein, with product MTIGVDLGGTNARVGLVDNGTIVRQRSMVLQDKDSLSATLAQLIDLIRPFVESSVNSIGIGVPSVVDIDRGIVYNVANIPSWEEVALRDILEKEFDLPVFVNNDVNCFILGEHQFGLAQGYRSAVGMAIGTGLGSGVVIDNQLYTGSNCGAGEIGLLPYLDKNIESYAAGDFFESVHHTTALEASQAALLGEPNALKLWDEFGKHFGNAVKVVLYTYDPEVIILGGSIAKAFPFFRTTMFESMADFAYPVTLRRLKIFQSQNENIALLGAAALVRQLV from the coding sequence ATGACTATCGGGGTTGATTTAGGAGGGACTAATGCGCGAGTAGGCCTGGTCGATAATGGAACAATTGTTCGTCAGAGGAGTATGGTGTTGCAGGACAAAGACTCCCTTTCGGCTACGTTAGCGCAGCTTATCGACCTGATCCGGCCATTTGTGGAATCATCCGTGAACAGTATTGGTATCGGAGTGCCGTCGGTGGTCGATATCGATCGGGGCATTGTCTATAATGTGGCCAATATTCCGTCGTGGGAGGAAGTAGCTCTGCGTGATATTCTGGAAAAAGAATTTGACCTGCCCGTTTTTGTGAACAATGACGTGAACTGTTTTATTCTGGGAGAACACCAGTTTGGCCTGGCACAAGGCTATCGGTCGGCGGTTGGAATGGCCATTGGTACAGGACTTGGTTCGGGCGTTGTTATTGACAATCAGCTGTATACGGGGAGTAATTGCGGAGCGGGCGAAATCGGGTTGTTACCTTATCTCGACAAAAATATCGAGTCGTATGCCGCAGGTGATTTTTTTGAGTCCGTTCACCACACAACGGCTCTTGAAGCCAGTCAGGCTGCGCTTCTGGGAGAGCCGAATGCCTTGAAACTCTGGGATGAATTTGGTAAACACTTTGGCAATGCGGTTAAAGTTGTGCTCTATACCTACGATCCGGAAGTGATTATTCTGGGCGGTTCTATTGCCAAAGCCTTTCCTTTTTTCAGAACGACCATGTTCGAAAGTATGGCCGATTTTGCGTATCCGGTAACGCTTCGGCGATTGAAGATTTTCCAGTCTCAGAACGAAAATATTGCCCTGTTGGGAGCAGCCGCTCTGGTACGTCAGTTGGTATAA